In the Balaenoptera ricei isolate mBalRic1 chromosome 1, mBalRic1.hap2, whole genome shotgun sequence genome, TGGGTAGTTTCTTGTTAAGCTCAGGCTTATCAAGAGTCAGAAGGACTCAGGTAGACTCGTATTTACACTCTCAGACCCATACAGATAGATGTAGAAGAACACGATCATTTCTGTTCTTCACAAAGTACTCAGGACTTCGACAGGAAACATCACAAGTTTACATAAGTACCCATTTTCATATCAATTTATGAATTCAAAATTCCTCTCAAAAAGGAGATACTGCTTTTAGCTTTCAATTTCAGATGGGAGTACTAACACCCATAAGAAATTGTAATGGTGTTCTCCCTAGGTTTTAAATTCCTCTTATCCATTTTTGacattttctccatcatataCTAAATTCTGCCCATCCTCATATTAATTTACTATTCTTACCAAAATACCTTTAAACTAtttgtatacatgtacatatatattatttattaagttGAATCTTACGTAACCGATAATATTTGATCATTTTGTTTGAAAACGGTTTTTTCACGTGCTTGAACCTAATAAAATCTGAACTTTAGCTGGATGGCTGTATCTCCTTATATATAAACTATGCCGTGCTTTCTGCTTTACTTCAACAGGGAGAATGAAAATGCTTACTCTATTCACCACTTCTTATGCATCCTTGCAAAACTGTGCTTGCTGACTACTAGTAAACTTCATGAAAATATTAAAGGTGTAGTAATTTCCACAAATACAGTATATAACCAGAAAAAGTCTGGTCCAAACTGGGCAGATTGAAGTACATTACCCATCTACCTAACTGGAATAGCCTACCCTGAAAGATAGTTTTTGCAGGCTTACGGTCAGGTCTAGAATCAGAAGGTCAAATATAAAATACCAAAGCATTTTCAACTGGAAATTCTACCTCTGTGTCCTCAATGACATTTAATATTATAGAGGGCCCACCCTGAGACCCCACAGTAAGCACCAGTAAAAGAGGTATGCCCCAGACCTTACCTTTAAGAAAATTAACATCTTTcaagagatataaaaatataaataatgagaaGATATTCTAAGTATTGTCAGTTTCAAACTGGGacagaaaataatgtaaaaagaaGACAGCACTTGAGAAATCTCAAAATGACTTCAAACATTAAGGGCAAAGAGCCAAACACAAGTGTGTGTCGAGCCTACATTCAGTCACTACATTAACCAAAGGTTCTGGATTCAAGGAGTccttttatcaccccaaaagcaGTGATTAGAGATCCTCCAGGTCAGTTAAATCCACAGCCACTTTCAAGAACAGGGTGTCATCTTTAATGTAGGTGTTCTTGGCATTCTCCAAAGTAGAATGAGCCACGAAGCGTGGACAGCCAGAGGCAATGTTCATCTCCCCATCGGGTCTTTTAAAGCTGCTGCTATTGGGGTCAGCCTTGAAGGTCTCCATAATGTGGTTCTTTTTGCCACTTTGGTCCAAAAGCATCAGGGTCACCCTCTGCCTGAATGGCCACTGCAGCAGTGAGTCAAACTCCCCTCGCATCACCACAAAGTACAACGACAGGTGCGTCCCCTTCCCGGACCCGTCCCCATTCAGGTACGCTCTAGCGCAGAGCCTGTAGCCACAGCGGCTGGTGTAGAAGGGCTGGCTGAAGATGGATACTGTGTGTCCGTCCAGCGCCTCCTTCTTCTTCAGCTTGTAGTCTGTCACCTTCCAGATGAGCTTTCCGTTATAGCAGGCACTTTCTAGCAACTTAAATCGCTCTTCGTTTTTATTCAGCTGTGCTTTATGAATATTAATGTGGGCATCATGTTTGTTAGTCTCCCCTTCCAAAACAActgcaaagaaagaaagactctGAAGGCCTTAAAGTTGTCTTTAAAATTTGCACAAAGAGGAATTTTGTTATCCGAAGAGAACCAAGAAAATTCTGACATCCCAAAGATGAACTGAATTCAATGTCCACCAATGGACAATTCCTATTAATAATATCAACTCCGTGATTCTCGTGTCTTGGCGAGATTGGCACCAAGAAAACCCAAATGCGTCCCCTTGATCTGAGGCTCACCAAAGTGTTGAGAAGATGCACTCTGTACTGAGGTAGCGGGCATCTGCATGGTAAGCCCCGCTGCTTTCTAACTGGAATGCTTTTAAACAGCCAAACCTGTCTCCTTTTCTATACTTAAAACAATGTTCCCACCACATCTTTCCCCTTCTCATTTTTGTCTACTCTCCTTAAAAAACCATCACTCCCTGTTCTTGGAATTTCCTGGCCCATTTCCACCCCTTGCTTGTTCCAGCTCCTGCTCATGGCCCTTCATCATTTTTGCCTGAGTGGCCAGAATCTCATGCTGTTCTGTTTCACAAATACCAGATTCAGCCATTGTTGATCCTGGACAGCTGTGACTCTCCATCGGCCAGGTCTGCTTGTTTCATGAACGCATGTAGCAATAACGCATCACCAACAGATAAGTATAAAACATTAGACATACCTAATCTTTGATCATGGGTTTCTAGCAGGGTGATTTTCTGTTTCACTGTATCAATCGCTTCCACCAAAGGCCTCAGATCAAATTTACTTTGTTGCTGGTTAGCCATTTGTAATAACTGACGCACCTGAACTTCTAGCCAAGCGGACTTGTCAATGTGACTGGCAAGAACCTTTCAGTACAAAGTGGATCATCATGTCAGAAAAATTTGAGTAATTCGTTAAGGTTATATTTTTCAACTCAAACATTTCAccattaattaatcaattaatgaaatgaaaaatgcacagtCCAGAAGAGAAAATTCAATGAGGATCTCAGAGAGATGAGTCACCTAATACCTTCCTCCCCCTCCACAGCGTCTCTGCTCCTGTTTCAAATCTTTGAACTATTCTTCATCTGAGTTTTACTCCTCCCTTGGTGTCTCTCCTCTTGGTTCTCTAGCCTATCTTTATATTTCTGTTCTCTCCTTGCCTTATCACTTCCTTCTCTTAGATGCTATTCTTCTGATTCACTCCTATGCTGCTAGAAGGCAGAGAATGCGCTGGAAGAAGGCCCACCTGTTCTGGCCTGAGCACTACAGGTGGTACAGAAGTGCCTGAGCTAAAGCCTGAacatttggttgctctctttagATGGAAGGGACTAAATAAAACTATAACTATATTTCTCCTCCACTCTTACCCTCAGTGCCTTCACTCTTGACTGGTTTTTGTGTTAGAAAAAGgtcaaaattgaaataataacatatgatggatttccttttttctacacacacacatccatatgGTATGCTGACAAATATGGAAATTATATGGCCTACATTTTCTGGGATAATCCAGATTTCAAAAAGATTGCCCATATCAcatcttgaaatattttccacTGTAAATTTTATAAACACAATAATGTCATTATTCTTTAGGAATTTGTTTATGGTTATTTAACATTCATAATTTACACAGTAATTTTTGCTATATTTTAGTGATGTTTAAAGCATTTTCTTCCCAAGGGAATTAATAGTTTCACTTTGTTGACTACAAAATGCAGGACTACAGATGCTCTCAAGGAATCTGAAATCAAGTGACTAATATCAGCCCAACACTGATTACAACACTAATTGCCATAAATTATATAAAAGCACTGTACCAGTGTAAACATGTACTAACATTGCTAAGTGTACTGTGTTATGTAAAAGAGGACCTTTATTCTTAGGAAACACATACTGAAGTATGTAGGGGTAAAGGGCCATAAGATAGACAACTTACTCTCAAAGGGTTCAGAAAGAATACCcacggggggcggggaggtgacAGGGACAGGGTGGGGGAGTTTGggacaaggaggaggaggaggaggggggatgaATGAAGCAAATGGGACAAAATACTGACAATGAGTGAATCTCGGTGCAGAATATACAGGTGTTCTTTGCACTATCTTACTCTTgcacatttgaaattatttccatttaaaaattaaaagaaaaaccctCACAGCTAGTTGAAGGCTAAGTCTTGATTATGAATAGAAAGGCCATTTCTCACCTGTATATTTGAAAGGAAAGTTCCATTTTTGCCAAACAACTGCGCAAACTGCTTGAACTCCTTTTCGAATTTCTTTACGGTTTCTGCTAGCTGCtggattttactttctttttgttctaGGCTCTTATATAAGTCAGAAATCTAATAACAGGAATATGAATGAGGTCATTGAACTACATGCACacaagttaaaatttaaatatagttcTAGGAAAATATTGCAGGTTAAGTATTTCTaggaaaaatatacacacatatatttatagaaaatatttacaggTAGATTACTATATAATTCTAAGAAATGTTCGCAGgtgcttccaaaaaaaaaaagaaaagaaagatccaTAGATTTCTCATCAGCCTTTTCTATATGTAACCCACTTTGATGGCTCATCTAATGCTAGTGACACCACTTGACTAAATTTGCTGAACTGGTTCTCCTCTTTCATTCAGTATGCACTTATTAAACAACCGCAGAGTCCTGACCGCCATACCACATTAGATGCTGTATGCACAGTATCAATAGTAATAGCTGCAGTTTGCTGAGTCTGTCAAACCCTCATATTCATTAGCTGTTTTAATTCTCAAAGAACCCTATGAGTTGGGTATGACTATCAgtctcactttacagataaggaaatagaggCAGAGCatttaagtaacctgcccagcATACCGCTAGCAAGTGGTAGGCAAAACACACCACCTCTCAGAATTTATAATCAATTTGAGGGAAATAACCAAAAACCTTCACGTGATCCTCGACAACTCTTCTCTTATCCCTACACCCACTTAATCAGCAATACCTGCCAACTTTAACTCCTGACACACAAAACAACTCTTACATCCATTTCTCATTGCATCTCGTCTTGTTTCAGCCTGCGTTATTTCTCACCTGGGCTTCTACGATAGCTTCCTAACAGATcatacactgtccctaacaaacaCATACCTGAAAAGAAGCTCTATGGGAGCTGGACTGGCATGAGTCCCACAGTCCACTGGAACCTCAACAGCTGGGCTGGTGCCTGGCAccagtaggtgcttgataaatatttgttaaatagatgaatgaatgaatgaatgctcccCCTGTCTTTAGCCTTGTTTTCCTCCAAATCATACTCCATATTGTGACCAGAAGAATAATGTGACAAATCTGGGCTGGTCACCCCTCCTATTTAACCATCTCTAGTGGCCTTCTTTTACAGGCTATACAGGGCCCTACACAATCTGCCCCTGGCCACCTTTTCAGCCTCATGCCCATTCGCACACTATACACCTTCTATTTCAGGCCCTGCTCTCAGTCACTTCCTCCTTCACCTAGAAGCGATCACTTTTTAAGCCTCACTCAAGGGCATATCCTCCCAGAAATACTTCCACACTAGTACCACCTACCTAGGCCACCTCTTAAGTTCCATGACGTTCTGACCATACTCTAGAAGTATAACTTACCTTCATGACTCATTGCTTTTTTTTGGGTTAATTTGGTCATGTTTTTCTCCACTAAATTGCTGAGGCTACATATCACTTATTTCCCGATCCCCAAAGcccagcacagcgcctggcacacagagggCATTTGACACATGTTTTATAAATGAATGCACAAGTGGCTGCAATAACCATCTGATCTCTGGCCCCCAGACCTTCTACTTATACCCCAAGAGCTGACTCCCACGTGTGCACCAGACATCCTTGACCAAAAGCAAACTCAGTGTCTCCTCTTGCCCCGCCCCCCTCACGTCTAACCTGCTCCTGTGTGTAGTGCCCATGTCAGTTAATAACATTACCAAGTtccctgccttaactacagcataTGACTCCAACCTGCCGAAGTCTCTCAatgccctccctccatccccgcTGACACAGCCTTGGTCAAGCCTTCACCTTCGGCATCGCCACCACCCACTACCACCTCCAGTATCGCTTCCCCTAATACTGAACTGCTTATTGTGagccaggcaccgtgctaagaGCGCACATATATAATTTGACCCTCACGACGACCCcatcttacaaatgagaaaattgtgGAAGacagaggttaagtagcttgcctGAACTCCTATGTGCGGAGCCAGGTCTCGAACCCAGGGCTTTCTGGCTCCAGGACCCTCACTCATCAATCGCCAGGCTCTACTGCCATACTGTCTAGTTTACTGCAGCATCTTTCTGCCTGGTCCCTCTGTCctcattctcttctctccttctatcCATCTTCCATGCTACCACCAGCTGTCTTATTTTTAAAGCCAAACAATTAGCTGGCCAAGTATCTTCctatttaaaaacatcttttagaTCCTTATTACTGGCAAACATTAGTTCAAACTTTGGCCCTTAAATCCTTTCTGAAATAGAGCagaatatgaataaattaaaaaaatcactgaatgtaAAGTATTTGAAACTTCTTAGCTTACATGGAAGGCCAGTGCAGTCTGGACCCAACACACCAGTCTTCAGCCTTTCCCTGTCTCACACCTGGATGTCTCTCTACCCCCAAACCCCATTTCCTTGGACCATGAACCTCTCTCATGCCTCTCTGTCTTGGCATAAACTTTCCCCTTCTGGAATATCCTCTTTCCACAACATTTTAACTGATGGACCTTCTCTTCCTTCAAGATGATGCAGCTCGGATGTGTTACCTTGAAAAGCCTTCTGCAACTCCCACAGAGCAAACTGCTGCAGCCTCTGTACCCCAACACAGGGCACCCCCATTGCATGTCCCACAAGGCACAGCATCTTATCTGTTTACATTTTTGTGAGCTCTTCAAGGGTACGTGCTGTGTCTTCCTCGACTCAGTGTCCCTAGCAACTAGCATTGTACCTGACATATGGCACGTGTTTGTTGGATCAGTGGATAGATGAATGAGGCAACTCTGACAGAAAGAACTTGGGAATGGCTCCTAGGCAGCATGCCTTCCACCAAAGTTACAGTTTAATCAGTCTTTCTAATTTTCTCCACGATCTGACCCTGAAACGCACACACCTGCTTTAATATGGAATCAGACACCATAAAATAATCTGCAGCCGTAAAATTCAGCTCCCTCTCTGCAGCTGGATGGTTTTCTTCCCTACCTGGGCTTgaaaagtctgattctctgagaTGCCCTAACAAAATAATGAACTTTTAGAATAATTACTCAATAGAATCAGCATTTATTGAGGTCCACTATGAATATTCCAGGGACTACGGCTGGCATTTGCACACATAATTTCACTTGATAATCACAACCCAGTGAAATAAATATGTACGTATGCATTGATTGCAGTGAAATAAATATGCACGTATGAGTAGGTTGCAAAGTTAATAAGTTAAgacttattacaaaatatataaaacccaCGGTGCCTAGAACGGATAGTCAAATGTTGTTTCAAGGTCatactgatttcatttaaaaatgccaGATATCTACTAGGTTCCTACTAGGTGCCAGGTAATAACCACAAGGTGTGTGGATAGGCTGCAGAGAGGCAGTGTGGTGTAACACGGGGAGCACTGGACTGAGAATCAGGGACGTGGGTTTGAGATTGAATTCTGCCCCTTAAtatcacaaacacatcaaaatttCTTTTGAGCTTAGTTACTTCATCTGTTGGTTGAGGGGGCTGAACCCAAAGATCTCAAAGGCACTTTCCAGTTTAATGTGCTGCAAGCCTGTGAGTCTGTCTGGCCACTTAGTAGAAAAACATCTACCTCCAGTTGACTTATACTGAATCAGAGGGGAatataaaaataccaacaagtaCAAATCCCAGCGATTCTGTTGCCTCCCTTTATACTTGAACCCTTGAATATTTACCTGTTCTTCTAATTGGAAGTTCTTTTCTAAAACCAGAAGCATGTGGTCCCGTAAGGCTGAATGTTCATGCTCCTGCAGGTTTCCTCGTTTATCCTTtaatatgaagagaaaaataagtcagGTTGTTGAAAGGCTCCCAAAatgagggtggtggtgggatagTCTGCTAAAGCAGAACTTTAACAACTTTGCTTACTTGTCTCAAAGTGGGTTGCAGGGAGAATGACCCGTCCCAGGTCCCTTTTCCAGCTTTAGGATTCTACAGTACCCATGAGACACTTACAGAGAGTCAGGCCACTATCAAAATTCTCAGCACTGATTTCCTTCCTTGCCCTGGGAGTATATGACTGAGGGTTAAGTGTAGTTATTACCACCTCTCAACTATTCCCATATAAAGCTTACCTCCTTGGTGGGTTATCTCCCAGATCAGTTTTAAGCCTCCGTTAGTTCTCCCTCCTACCAAGCACACTTCTCTACCACCTTCTATCACTGTCCTGCTATCGGGCAGAAGGTACGCAACCTAATTGTAATTTCAGCCCATGCAAATTTGTTGCCTTCAAAGTCAAATTATATGTTTGCAAGAAGAAATGCAAACTTCTTCCCTTATCATTAAAATTCCATtgcacccaacacagccataaataaataaataaaatttaaaaaaaaattccattgcaGACTGCCTGCATTACTAGTAAAAGCAAATGGTATGGGTGGCCCATAGACTCTAAGCAAACATTCATCATCAATTTCCCCTGAGTTTAGGGTTGGCCCCTCCTCCAGAGAAAAACTCCCCCAGCCATCCCCAGCTCCAGTACTAAGGTAAGTCCTAGAATACAATCCAAATGGAAGTTTGGGCCTAACTGTAAAGAAGATtccttttagggacttccctggtggcgcaatggttaagaatccgcctgccaatgcaggggacacgggttcgatccctggtccaggaagatcccacatgccgcggagcaactaggcccgtgagccacaactactgaagcccgcacgcctagagcctgtgctccgcaacaagagaagccaccgcaatgagaagcctgcgcaatgcaacgaagcgtagcccccgctcgccgcaactagagaaagcccgcgtgcagaaacgaagacccaaagcagtcaataaataagtaaataaataaatattttaaataaaattttttaaaaaaggagattcCTTTTAGAGCCGGAAAGCAATTCTGTATTTTGTGCACAAGGAAAGTAAACCCTATCCTTTCTGCAGCCAAGATAATCACTGGTTTGCTATGTGACACATTTATGGACTcttagctgattttttaaaaaagctttctcataagagttttttaaaataagggaaataTATGCTTATCTCAAACAATATAGCAAGatgtagaataaaaataaaagcccccttctctctgtctccacaCCCAATTCCCTAGTCTCACTACCAGAGTCAGTGAAGATATATACACAGTGAGATCAtattgtatgtaatttttaaaatatatacctcattctttttatcaGATGCATAGTattccaaaatatgaaaaaaatatatatatatatatatataattatatactcaGTACTTCAGAGATGGACTTAtaggttgtttttcattttttgtgggtttttggatttttttttttttttttttggctaaataCAGTAGTCCCCATTTAGCCACCATTTcaatttctgtggtttcagttacccatggtcaaccatggtccaaaaatattaaatacaaaatttcggaaataaacaattcatacttTAAATTGTGAACTGTTCTGAGTAGCGTAGTGAAATCTTGTGCCTTCCTGCTCCGTCCTGCCCCAGAGGTGAGTCATCCCATAGTCCAGGTATCCAAGCCGTACATACTACCCACCCATTAGTCACTTAGCCATCTTGGTTATCAGATAAACTGTTGCAGTATCGCAGTGCTGTCGTCAAGTAACCGTTATTTACTCGATAACGGCCCCAaatgatgctggcaattcagatatgctcttactgtgcctaatttgtaaattgaactttatcataggtattatgtataggaaagaaaaacatagtatatacagGGTTTGGTGCTAaccatggtttcaggcatccgTGGAGGATCTTGGAATCTACCCCCATGGACAAGGGAGGAGTATTGTAAATatctttgtgtgcatgtgtgtttgtatatgtgtgtaatcATTGCATACTTATGAAAGGATATCTGTGAAATAAATTTCTAGCAGTAGGATTGCAAGGTCAATGTGAGggtcacattttattttcatagataTAATCAAACCTCAAAAAAGTtggtattaggtattataaattttatgtatatatatattatttgttctgtttctctggagaaccctgactaatacaatacAAGTATTAGTATTATGTATTACGTATTgtatacaagtcttttttttttttctattccatttatagttattataaaatattggctatattccctgtgttgtattatatatacttgtagcttatttattttatacatagtagtttgtacctgttaattcCCTACCACCATCTTGCCTcaccctactggtaaccactagttacAACTGCCAGTCTTAAAGTTTCTCAGAAGTGAATGCCCTTCTGCATCTTGAATGGAATCGAATAAAATGAACTCAACAATGAATTATACAGTAGAAGGTAGACAGAAACAATTATTCCATACCTTTACAGTACAGCCATAGTGCTTGAAAGGACAGTCTTGTTCAGCTTCAGGACACACAGCAAGGTGTTCATCCACCTACAAAACAGACAGCCTCATGCTAGAGAAATGCATCCCCGACTCTCCGGCTACCTGGTGTAACTGCAGCAAGCAGGGAGCCAAGGGTGGcttgggaagaagggaggaaacaCCATGCTGAAGTCTGGGGGAAGGAGAGCTAAGATGAAAACAGAGAAGAATTctcagggagaaggggagggaagacaGAACCACGGTTATCACGAGGATAATTTAAGCCTTGGGCCCCTGCTTATGGGATTTTATCAAACACACACCACAATGATTACTGAAACTTTATCTTACATAAAATCTACTAAGAGAATTATTTACAGTTACCTCAGTTCTTGGAATAATCTGCAAACACTTGTTGGGACAAGATACTGGGTACTCAGGACACAAGTTTTCCTCATgattctgaaacagaaaaagtGTGCTGAAATAAAGCCAGCCTTGCTTCCAAAGGCTCCCTGTATGGCCTCAgagtgtgtatacatatgtccctttGGGTATCTATGCTATGTGGCTTACCATCTGTAGGAAGGTATGGCCTAGTTCCAAAAAGGGTTCTAGATGGCTGCTTTCTTGGTATAAATgaattcaattcagttcaattttccaattcttttaaaGAAGGTCAGAGGACATGGGGCTGACAGAGGACAGACTATGGGAGTCACCGGCTTGGCTCCTTTGGCACATGTAAAGGGTACCCCATGCTCTCGTCTTATGCCGGCATCCTGCCTCTCCAATTAGGTCAGAGCATCCTGAGGACAGACAGTGTGGTCACCTCCTTGGGACCCAGCGCCTAGTGTCACTCCTGGACCACTCACACTCAGCAGGTGCTCAAACAACATTTTTGCCAATGATACATGAATAGAGTCCTACCAAGAAGGTTTTTAGCTTTTTATAGAACCCTCAGATAAAGTTATTCTTTAGACCTCTTTctgcataaaaataaatccagaaaaGTGCTTCTGGTATCCAATCTGATTCACTGTGACCACTCAGGCAGAATTTAGTCCCATaaagatgattctttttttttttttttacctgtagaTTGATGACTACCACATCCTCTTTGCAATAAAGGCATTTTTCCTCTCGAAACGGACAGTCTGCGCTCAAATGCTCTTTCAGATCTTTGCGAAGGACTGGCTCCCGACAATTCTCATTAGAGCACTGCACAGCTTGGAATAAGCAGTGCTGAAGGTGGTCCTGCGACAGATAACAACAAGCCAGCGGGGACCCACTGAGCAGGGCAGTGGCAGGGGAAGCCTGCTGCAAGGcctagtgagggagggagggaggaccctGGGGCAGCAGGAGAAAGGACTgcgagggtggggggcagggggcacagcCTCTGTCACAGGCTCTCTGCGGAGGCCACCCGCTGCCTCTGCTGAGCACAGGGCATGGAGAAGGCTGCTTGCACGGAGGCTGTGACAGCCAGCCTTGTTTGGAAGACAGGGGAAGATGCGTGACGAAGAAAGCATGCCGGGTTTATCTTTGATTACCTATTAACCTGCTCATATTCTCAGGTTCTCTCTTGAATATTTTCCTTAGGCTTGCCAATTAATTTACCAGCTCCTCAAGGACATTTCTTTTGTGcaccctccatccccacctccagcACCAAGTACTAATCTCTGCACAGCAGATGGTAAAAGCCGGAACAGAGggcaaagaaggaagaagagaaggctaCCTCCTAAGTAAGTGAAGGAAGGGGAAGgactaaaggaaagaaagggagggagaggaaaccGTTCCAGAAGCCGTAAAGAAAAGGATAGAGGAATACAGGGTCACAGGCCCAGGAGAAGCTGGGATGGGTCAGCCTTGTCAAGTCAGGAAATGTTCTTGACCAGAATATTAGAGAATGATGACTCGACAGTGTCCTTCatgttacagatttttaaaagcaggcATGTCTTAACAAAACCTGTGGATAACACTGCAAGTTACTGTGGTGCTGACAAGGTATCAAACTCCTAAGGAGTTTGTTCCCCACCACAAGATCCTTTAAAACGGAGTAGGCAAGCTACGACccttgggccaaatctggcctgctacctgtttctgtaaataaagttttacggAGAACAGCCAAACCTATGTCTCACATATTGGCTATGACTGCTTtccctctgagatgggagagtcaGGTAGCTGCGACAGACACTGTACGGCCGGCAAAGcttaaagtatttactatctggctcctGACAGAAACAGTTTGCTGAGCCCTTAAGAGAGCACACAGTTTTTCTATAGGaggtaaataaatattatagcTATTCTCCTTTGCCTCTAGTAATGAGAGACAGTGACAACTGACATCTACCTCTTCTCCAAAATCCATGGGTGCTACCCCTGAGCTCTCACCAAAACCGTCAACATTCATCAAGACTCTGCTACCTGTGAGATCCTACACCTTACTCGCAAGGCGAAGGAGAACAGGGAATGAgaggaaatacaaaagaaacaggtgaaaataAACCAGCCACTCTTCTGCAGAAGCTGAGGATCTGGtcactagagctgatcaatgagcCTCATTTCCTGTACAGGCTTAGTGACAACAAAGTTGGTAAAGAGGCCCTGCTTGCTCTAGGACCTGACTATCAAAACAAGTGGCGAGGGACTGTCTTAGGAAAACACAAAAACCTTCTGTGAACTTCCAAAGAAATTCTTGGGTTAACAAGGAAATCATTTACACATTTATGAGCTCAGTGCCTAGGGGT is a window encoding:
- the TRAF5 gene encoding TNF receptor-associated factor 5 isoform X1, with amino-acid sequence MACSEEQGGVPCGFFRQNSGNSMSLDFEPDAEYQFVEQLEERYRCAFCRSVLHNPHQTGCGHRFCQHCILSLRELNAVPLCPVDKEVIKSQEVFKDNCCKREVLNLYVFCKNAPGCNAKIILGRYQDHLQHCLFQAVQCSNENCREPVLRKDLKEHLSADCPFREEKCLYCKEDVVVINLQNHEENLCPEYPVSCPNKCLQIIPRTEVDEHLAVCPEAEQDCPFKHYGCTVKDKRGNLQEHEHSALRDHMLLVLEKNFQLEEQISDLYKSLEQKESKIQQLAETVKKFEKEFKQFAQLFGKNGTFLSNIQVLASHIDKSAWLEVQVRQLLQMANQQQSKFDLRPLVEAIDTVKQKITLLETHDQRLVVLEGETNKHDAHINIHKAQLNKNEERFKLLESACYNGKLIWKVTDYKLKKKEALDGHTVSIFSQPFYTSRCGYRLCARAYLNGDGSGKGTHLSLYFVVMRGEFDSLLQWPFRQRVTLMLLDQSGKKNHIMETFKADPNSSSFKRPDGEMNIASGCPRFVAHSTLENAKNTYIKDDTLFLKVAVDLTDLEDL
- the TRAF5 gene encoding TNF receptor-associated factor 5 isoform X2; protein product: MACSEEQGGVPCGFFRQNSGNSMSLDFEPDAEYQFVEQLEERYRCAFCRSVLHNPHQTGCGHRFCQHCILSLRELNAVPLCPVDKEVIKSQEVFKDNCCKREVLNLYVFCKNAPGCNAKIILGRYQHCLFQAVQCSNENCREPVLRKDLKEHLSADCPFREEKCLYCKEDVVVINLQNHEENLCPEYPVSCPNKCLQIIPRTEVDEHLAVCPEAEQDCPFKHYGCTVKDKRGNLQEHEHSALRDHMLLVLEKNFQLEEQISDLYKSLEQKESKIQQLAETVKKFEKEFKQFAQLFGKNGTFLSNIQVLASHIDKSAWLEVQVRQLLQMANQQQSKFDLRPLVEAIDTVKQKITLLETHDQRLVVLEGETNKHDAHINIHKAQLNKNEERFKLLESACYNGKLIWKVTDYKLKKKEALDGHTVSIFSQPFYTSRCGYRLCARAYLNGDGSGKGTHLSLYFVVMRGEFDSLLQWPFRQRVTLMLLDQSGKKNHIMETFKADPNSSSFKRPDGEMNIASGCPRFVAHSTLENAKNTYIKDDTLFLKVAVDLTDLEDL